One Thomasclavelia spiroformis DSM 1552 DNA window includes the following coding sequences:
- a CDS encoding putative heavy metal-binding protein, which produces MLITTTNQIEGKVIREYKGIVFGEVISGINMFKDIGAGLRNILGGRSAGYEDELMACRQNALEEMQKRAKALGANAIIGIDIDYEMLGSGNGMMMVTTSGTAVIVE; this is translated from the coding sequence ATGTTAATTACAACAACAAATCAAATCGAAGGGAAAGTCATTCGCGAATATAAGGGAATCGTGTTTGGAGAAGTCATTTCAGGGATTAATATGTTTAAAGATATCGGAGCAGGGCTACGAAATATACTTGGTGGTCGTAGTGCTGGATATGAAGATGAACTTATGGCATGTCGTCAAAATGCTTTAGAAGAAATGCAAAAGCGTGCTAAAGCACTTGGTGCAAATGCAATAATTGGAATTGATATTGACTATGAAATGCTAGGAAGCGGAAATGGCATGATGATGGTTACTACTAGTGGAACTGCAGTTATAGTTGAATAA
- a CDS encoding helix-turn-helix domain-containing protein, producing the protein MKYDYVFKLNCVELYKNGRWHETPEGIGQKNFRKRITTWVKIADLHGIDALKHPTTCTEYTAEERYALVARVLAGESQKSVAISANINDSQLSNWVKRYKIYGYNGLDLKKGRHSKEQPMKKSIISSELTPPEKEELIRLRAEIEYLKTENEAIKKSIALRREKEVAQLKAKKQQSLKNSVKKDID; encoded by the coding sequence ATGAAATATGATTATGTATTTAAGTTGAATTGTGTTGAACTATATAAAAATGGTCGATGGCATGAAACACCAGAAGGAATTGGACAAAAAAACTTTAGAAAAAGAATTACTACATGGGTCAAAATCGCTGACTTACACGGAATAGATGCTTTAAAGCATCCTACCACTTGTACTGAGTATACTGCGGAAGAAAGATACGCTTTAGTTGCCAGAGTTCTAGCTGGAGAATCTCAAAAAAGTGTTGCAATAAGTGCTAATATTAATGACAGTCAATTGTCAAACTGGGTAAAACGATATAAAATATATGGATATAATGGTCTCGATTTAAAGAAGGGACGACACAGTAAGGAGCAGCCTATGAAAAAATCTATAATATCAAGTGAACTTACTCCTCCTGAGAAAGAGGAACTAATACGTTTAAGAGCAGAAATTGAATATCTTAAAACCGAAAATGAAGCAATAAAAAAATCAATCGCCTTGAGACGAGAAAAAGAGGTTGCGCAACTCAAGGCGAAAAAGCAGCAATCGTTAAAGAACTCTGTGAAAAAGGATATCGATTAA
- a CDS encoding MerR family transcriptional regulator, with protein MRKEIQKLTTSQFAKLHKVNKRTLHYYDEIGLFRPLTKAENGYRYYDISQSIDFEYIRMLKELNMSIEEIETYRKNPTSINFLKIVQQKEKEINKQIQKLKEIKTIIQNKKKQIIFCETLQKQEIRIEVCQSERILVYPYDFSQDDISQIFYYLKDVWGIEQIRMGIGSFISLDNINKMNFDKYEGVYTIALNKKSVPNSHSLIKPKGKYLCGYQKGTWDKLPILYQQILDYANKNNLQLTGYAYEVGLNDFVISNETDYITKIMIKIEENS; from the coding sequence ATGAGAAAAGAAATACAAAAGTTAACAACATCCCAATTTGCAAAATTACACAAGGTAAATAAACGGACATTACATTATTATGATGAAATTGGTCTTTTCCGTCCACTTACAAAAGCTGAAAATGGTTATCGCTATTATGATATTTCACAAAGTATTGATTTTGAATATATTCGTATGTTGAAAGAATTAAATATGAGTATTGAAGAAATTGAAACTTATCGAAAAAATCCTACATCTATTAATTTTTTAAAAATTGTTCAACAAAAAGAAAAAGAAATTAATAAACAAATTCAAAAACTAAAAGAGATTAAAACTATAATCCAAAACAAGAAAAAACAAATTATTTTTTGTGAAACTTTGCAAAAGCAAGAAATTAGAATTGAAGTGTGTCAATCAGAAAGGATTTTAGTTTATCCATATGATTTTTCACAAGATGATATATCACAAATTTTTTATTACTTAAAAGATGTATGGGGAATAGAGCAAATACGTATGGGAATAGGAAGTTTTATTTCACTTGATAACATAAATAAGATGAATTTTGATAAATACGAAGGAGTATATACGATTGCCTTAAACAAAAAGTCAGTTCCAAATAGCCATAGCCTTATCAAACCAAAAGGAAAATATCTTTGTGGTTATCAAAAAGGTACATGGGATAAATTACCAATCCTATATCAACAGATATTAGATTATGCTAATAAAAATAATTTACAACTTACTGGTTACGCTTATGAAGTCGGTTTGAATGATTTTGTAATTTCTAATGAAACTGATTACATCACAAAGATTATGATTAAAATTGAAGAAAATTCTTGA
- a CDS encoding FUSC family protein, whose protein sequence is MKFYNMLQLDPSTLKKYIKESQTTKEKQLYFFAIITRAILLVVFSIIYISILTTFFGQKNSSMAVVLFCALLSIRFVDFGYKITHSLISLAIIFLILLISPLLMQNIPPFLGLIVNFLSILTILVLSCEKPEMGNGGLYIFGYIFLSGTQIGPSVFYQRAQMTFIGYLILASILYIKHHHKHKNTSLHQVLNDFDIYNQKSQWQIQIAFIMSALFFIGNFFNLNHFMWVGFACSSLITSYPININERLINRILGAFIGSFLFAIITPIIPPSLTTLYGPISGLCLGFSSSYRSKTIFNCFGALLMASSIYGIKEAVYLRIVNNLIGLIFGYIFFQIFQKFFIQRCLSKTISNKKTLNPYNY, encoded by the coding sequence ATGAAATTTTATAATATGCTACAACTTGATCCTAGTACACTAAAAAAATATATTAAAGAATCTCAAACAACTAAAGAGAAGCAACTTTATTTTTTTGCTATTATTACCCGCGCCATTTTACTTGTTGTTTTTTCTATTATATACATATCCATTTTAACTACTTTTTTTGGACAAAAAAATAGTTCAATGGCTGTTGTTTTGTTTTGTGCTTTACTTAGTATTAGATTTGTAGATTTTGGCTACAAAATTACACATTCTTTAATTAGCTTAGCTATCATTTTTCTTATTTTATTAATTTCTCCTCTTTTAATGCAAAATATCCCCCCTTTTTTAGGATTAATAGTAAATTTCTTATCAATTCTTACGATTCTTGTTTTATCATGTGAAAAACCAGAAATGGGAAACGGTGGATTATATATTTTTGGATATATTTTTCTATCAGGAACACAAATTGGACCATCTGTATTTTATCAGCGAGCTCAAATGACATTTATTGGCTATCTTATCTTAGCAAGCATCTTATATATAAAACACCATCATAAGCATAAAAACACTTCTTTACATCAGGTTTTAAATGATTTTGATATTTATAATCAAAAAAGTCAATGGCAAATTCAAATTGCTTTTATAATGTCTGCTTTGTTTTTTATTGGAAATTTCTTTAATTTAAACCACTTCATGTGGGTAGGGTTTGCTTGTTCCTCTCTTATAACAAGTTATCCAATCAATATAAACGAACGATTAATTAATCGTATCCTAGGAGCATTCATTGGATCATTTCTTTTTGCTATCATAACTCCAATCATCCCTCCTTCACTCACTACTTTATATGGTCCTATTTCAGGATTATGCTTAGGTTTTTCTAGTTCCTATCGAAGTAAAACAATTTTTAATTGTTTCGGGGCATTATTAATGGCATCTAGTATATACGGAATTAAAGAAGCAGTATATTTACGTATTGTAAATAATTTAATCGGTTTAATTTTTGGATATATATTTTTTCAAATATTTCAAAAGTTTTTTATTCAACGTTGTCTATCTAAGACTATTTCGAATAAAAAAACTTTAAATCCGTATAACTATTAA
- a CDS encoding winged helix DNA-binding protein — MTEPQWQILSKNIQLFHSFARMILTQEKLRSLTANEMEIISHIYLSKEHQTPLSISQATNMKKEAVSRSLKNLFNKKLLNKIKCPFDERSYYLIITPRGLLEMDKNYQILLKPYIFLKQELGEETFHNLIQSIEKANSLFKLYKEMESINEIL, encoded by the coding sequence ATGACAGAACCGCAGTGGCAAATACTAAGCAAAAATATACAGCTTTTCCATTCTTTTGCTCGAATGATTTTAACTCAAGAAAAATTGCGTTCTCTTACAGCAAATGAAATGGAAATAATTTCACACATTTATCTTTCAAAAGAACACCAAACTCCCCTATCAATTAGTCAAGCTACAAATATGAAAAAAGAAGCAGTAAGTCGAAGTTTAAAAAATCTTTTTAATAAAAAATTATTAAATAAAATAAAGTGCCCTTTTGATGAAAGAAGTTACTATCTTATCATTACACCTAGGGGGCTTTTAGAAATGGATAAAAACTATCAAATTTTATTAAAACCTTATATTTTTTTAAAGCAAGAGCTAGGAGAAGAAACTTTTCATAATCTTATCCAATCAATTGAAAAAGCAAACTCACTTTTTAAATTATATAAAGAAATGGAGAGTATAAATGAAATTTTATAA